In Molothrus ater isolate BHLD 08-10-18 breed brown headed cowbird chromosome 14, BPBGC_Mater_1.1, whole genome shotgun sequence, the genomic stretch ggtcctttccaacccaaaccattccatgattcaaTGCTTGGCACCAACACTCTGAGCGCTGGGCCATGACTGTGATAGAGGCTGGGATATGCTGGGATATTACCCTTCATCCATGTATTCCTGCCTTGCTCCCAGAGACCAAACCACAGGAGACCTTGAGAAGATGGCCAAAGGATgggcagcttctcctgctgccccgTAGTCAGTGTGGCACAGCTTCACTTGTGTTCCTGGGACTGACACACCAGGAATGGTCTCCCATGCCTGAGGGAACAGTGGGATCTCTgacagggcagctctgaacATGTTTCCAGGATGTTTCATGCAGACAACATTCCCAAACCTCTGCTTTGTGCTGAACAGCCAAATGGGAAATGCAGACTTGAGCACTGACAACTCTTGCAGAGCCTTTGCCTTCACATCCCGTTTCTGTCTCCACAGGAATGACCCACCCACCCTACACCATCACAGCCTCTTCCAGCAACCCAGTCATGACCCAGAGCAACCAGAACTGCTCCCATCAGGACCTCCCCTTCAAGAGCATCCTCTATGCCACCACCTACACCCTCATCTtcatcccagggctcctggcCAACAGCGCTGCCCTGTGGGTCCTGTGCCGGTTCCTCAGCAGGAAGAGCAAAGCCGTCATCTTCATGATCAACCTGGCCATGGCCGACCTGGCCCACGTCCTCTCGCTGCCCCTGCGCATCTACTATTACATCAACCACATCTGGCCCTTTGGGAGCTTCCTGTGCTTGCTCTGCTTCTACCTGAAGTACCTCAACATGTACGCCAGCATCTGCTTCCTCACCTGCATCAGCATACAGCGCTACTTCTTCCTGTACCACCCCTTCCAAGCCAAGGGCTGGAAGCGCCGCTACGACGTGGCCATCAGTGCCCTGGTCTGGCTTGTGGTGGGGGCCCTCTGTGTGCCCTTCCCCATCATGAGGAGCCACGGGCTGGGGGCCAACACCACCAGCTGCTTTGCTGACCTGCAGGTGAAGCCGATTGACAGCAAGGTGGGAACGGTGCTGATGACTGGCGCTGCTGAGTTCCTGGGCTTCGTGGGCCCGCTGGTCATCATCTTATTCTGCACGTGGAAAACAAGACACTCCATCCGGGGCTTCCATGTCCCAGAGGAAAACAGCGGGGAGAGGAGAAAGGCTCTCAGGATGGTTTCCATGTGTGCCATTGTGTTCTGCGTGTGTTTTGCTCCTTACCACATCAACTTCTTCTTCTACATGTTGGTGAAGGAGAATGTCATCACCGACTGCTTCCTGAGCACCATCACTCTCTACGCCCAGCCCTTCTGCCTGAGCCTTGCCAGCTTTGACTGCTGCTTGGATCCCATCATCTATTTCTTCATGACTTCTGAGTTCCAGGAACAGAtttccaggcacagcagcatggCCATCCGGAGCCGGCTCATGAGCAAAGAGAGTGCCTCGTCGATGAAGGAATGACAAGAAAGCCACTTGGAAGAAGCTAAGGTATTTCATGTGAAATCTGAGACTGGTCTGGGATACTCCATTACCAACTCTCTTGTGGACGATCCTGCAGGTTTGTCCAAGGGAGTTTTGTGGTagtggaatttttttcagtatataGAAGATAAAACCTTGTCTAAGACTGGTGTGTTGGAATCTGGTGACTGACACAATTGATGTGActgtccccttccctgtgccacccacaCCTGGCCTCACTGGACTACAAAATACACAGGAGGGAGTGAAAAAACTCTTACTGGGAAATGGTGGAAAAGTCCCAGGCTTGTCTTCTATTTTCCCAGTTGCAGGCTCGGTGATCAAGCCAGAGACAATCTCACATTCATACACTGACTTCTGCTAAAGGATCTTCTCTGGGAAAACCACACCAGAACCTAAAACTGGCCAGTAGCAACCAAAGGACATTGTGGTATGTGCAGTGGAGGCTGTGGACAGGTGAAGGTGGTTTCCATGTGCTCCTGGGTTTGGTGTATCCCACTGGTCACCAGTGATCTCTGCTCCCCTTTCCACACTcaccctcctgctctgctcctcctttccATCCCCACCCAGCTCTGTTTGCTCCCTAATTCCTGACGCATCCCAGAACTTGCACCTGCAGTTGGTGCAAGACCCTCTGCAAGACAAATTCTCCTCAAACATCCAGAGAATGGCACCTTCCCTTGCTCCAGGTGACTTTCTTCCCCTCCAAGCTGGCAAGGTGGACATGGGCAGGTGGCTTTTGCCTTTAGACTCCTTGGGGCAGGACCATGGTGGCCCTGGGGTCAGTGCAGGTGGGTTTGATGGTGCTGGTGATACCACTCAGGTTCTCACTCCCTTCTGTGTGTGGTCCAGAGGTACCTGAGGTGAATCTGCCCCAAAAAAGCTCAGCTCAACCTGTTCAGTTGatgcatcttttaaaaaagtgagGAGGCATTGCCAAGGTGATTTCACTGGTAGACCAGAAGTTAAGTACATAAactactgtgattttttttccaccagctCCTGTCATGATCctaatgtttacatttttaggTAGCTATGCAAAGCAGTGACAAGGAAGGATTCATTTACcccttattttttaattagttaCATCTCTTCAGCTGATTCCACCCACTCTGTAACTTCAAGGGTATCTCGTGATACCTGGGGATGGATTTGGCTGAATAGTGACCAATTTATTGCCTTTGGAAATCAGTATATTTTcaaaagaatgtgaaaaatttGTACAGGCTTGCAACAGTTGctacaaaaccagaagaaataCCAGAAACACTTGCTATGCGTATTTTAACTCCAACCATTCAATTCCAGTGAGTAAATGTAACTCAgccaaatattttctgtatgttGTGTTTTCCCACTTCTctgttttacaaaataaataaattaaaaaaaaaaggggtgggGAGGAAAGCCAAGAATCGGGGTTTAAACAACCATTTCCCTCTAAAAGGCAACAGCACTAATTAAACAATATAAGCTGTCATAGTCCTCCTCCCAGGTGTGAGAAGATGATTTTGGGCTGAGTAGGATGCACTGGGGTTGATGGAAATGTTCTCTCTGATGTCACCGACACAATAAATGTTTGCACACTGCAAGGAGTCCCCTTCCAACGAGGTGGATGCTCACGGGCAGAGTTGACCTCACACAACTCAATTGTTGTCAGTTCAGCAGTCTCTCATAAGCTACACTCTGTATAAAGTTGTCAGAGAGGGAGAGCACAGTTTCAGTGCTTGTTTTGAGGATTTTTATAGACCTTGCTCAGCCTCAGCATGACTGGGAGCTGTTTCCTGTCCCTTCACTTTCACACCCATCTCCCTTGATCAGCTTATGAAAACAAGCCAAGGGCACTTACGGGAACTCTGTAGCTCCTTCTGTGGGTTTTACTTCCCAAGAACTGatgctcaaaaaaaaattaaaaaaaaaaaaataaaagctgttttgcAAACATCAGCTGAGTTTCGTAGTTATCACTGGTACCTGGAAAACTGCATGGATCAGCTCCTCCTGGGATCAGGGTTCAAGTGAAGGAGTGCAACTTTTATTATTCTTAAACAGATTTGttgcttgttttctctctgaatAGTGGTTATTTATTTAAGTTTTGAATCGACCACACTTCTATTAGATCTAGAAGTATTTTGAAGATGGGAAGGTATCCTAGGTAGTGAGAAATGGACAAGGCATGGGAAtacctgctccagctgctgcgTGTCCAGGAGTGACAGTGGCTCTCCTGCCCATAAGCTTAGCAAGGATTTGGTGTCTCCATCAGAGATAACATTCTCCATCTCCATGATGGCATCCCCAAGCACCTCAGCTCCCCACATTTTCCTGCCTCACTCACCCTCTGAACTCCCTTAGGTTCCCCAAAACGCTCCGTTTCCATACTGCAGCCCCAACCTGTGAGGAAAAGTCACATTCACCACTTTCAGTCCTGTGGTGTGCAGGGGATCAGATAACTCTGACTGAAAGTCTCTTCTGGTGTGGGGGAAAGTgccctggttttggctggggtagagctAAACCACCTCTGTGGCGTTCAGCTGCCAGATGGGTTTAAACCTCCAGGGAAAGTCAGTCAGGATGGGCCAGCCCAGAGAGcaacagctcagagcagagatCAGGGAAAACTTGCAGTTTTTTGAAAGTCCAAGATGATCCATTTGGCCTCCAAAAACCCACGTGTGATATCCAAACCCTTTAGTTCAGGCCTCCAAAACCTCAGGGTACAtctcaagagaagaaaacaggcaTTCCAGTGAGGAAGAGACTATTCCAGCTGCCTTCCCAGCTGGCTGGTGCTGGCTCTGACCCAGgacctgggctgcaggggctgctttgccTCACACAATTAGAGGCACAACAAGCCTAGCTCAGGTTCCTGTAATTCACCCCATTTCCTGTGACCAAAAAACATGTTTATTATTTTGACAAGAAGAAATACAATTTCATGATGTTGCTCCTGGATTATCTCTTGTGCTGGTCCTGCTCTCAGACTCACGAGTAGAAAAagacttttcttctttcttgggCAGACacaaaaaagctgttttaacAGACATGCCACAGAAAGACAGGATTGAACCAAATCAAGAGGTTTGGTACAGCTCCACAGGGGTGTGAAAGAGGGATCAGAAGGGCTTCTGGGGTTGGACCATCTTCTGAAGGGAACTATTCAGGATGGAGATGTGGCGATGTCTCCACGCCACCTGCACTGGCCTGTCCCCAAGGCACAGCCCTTggcaaacacatttcttttcttctagaaCATGAGCCATTCACCTTTTAGCAAAAAGCCAATGTGTTTCTCTGCAGTGCCACCCCATCCTAACCAGAAGCATGTGTCTGGTACCTCCCATCCTGCTTGAAAGGGCCCTCCTGTGCATGAGGAcaaatatatttggaaaaaacTCTTGAGAGATTTAAAGCCTTTCTGCAGCTTCAGGTTCTGAGCTGCAGGATCTTGCAGTACCTCTTGCTTCCCTTAAATGAAATTACCAGCTCTCTGcccagggaaaaaacaaaatatgctggaaatgcaggatAACAACCCCACAGTTCAAAAATATGAAACCACTTCATTGCACTTCAAAGATTTTGGGGATGACTGGTACATTTTAACCAAAAATGCTGGGATTAGACAAAGGCTTAGCTCAAAAAGTAAGGGAGGCATTGACAATGATTTGCTGTAAAATGAATCAGAGCTTCCCAAatgctgtccctgcacagaacTCTGTGTGACAGTGAGAGGGACAATGAGCTGGGggctcacccagctctgctcagctccctgcacgAGGGTGAAGCTGCTTTGTGTGAAAaaacctcctcctccccctgcttTTATACATCCTTCAGGTGCATCCTGTCAGATATTCTCAATGCTGAGCGCTTGAGAGATGCTGATCATCTGCATTTGGCCCCCTGCCCACAGGATaccaggctgcaggagaagaGACCTTTATCTGGAGGCCTTAGATAAAGTCTCACAGTtattaaaaaagttattttaaaagttccttTGTGTCTTCTGCCTTTGAAAGCAGAACGTTGCCACGTGTGAAAGGCACGTTGGGGATGAgccagagaaacagaaatgctaAACAAAAACATGCTCAAGTTGAAAGAAGAATGGAGAGGTTGATCCACGTGTGTGGAAGGATGAGGACTGAGGTTTGTCAATCCCTCAGCTTTTCATGGCCAGGAATGTTGTGATCCTCTGCAAAAGCTCTCCAAAATCTGCCAAGGAATAGAGGAAGGGCTCAGCTTGGTTACAAAGCCCTTGCTTGGGTCTGACATCCACTGatctctccctccccagcagcacagctggaaacaaaCACCTAAAAATAGGGCTCAGGGATGGCTGGATATGCTGTTGCAGACACAGAAATAGGATGTCCCAGGCAGGATATCCTGATAAAACAGCTCCTTCACTTTGGGATTAACCTCTGCCctctggagagggacagggcacagtGCCAGCCTCCCTTCTGTGCTCTCTGAACACTGCACAAACACACGAGGGTTGCTCCTTCTCCCAGGatcagcaccagctgctggaaGAGATGCACAGGAAGAAAACTGGGAATGACAAACAGTTCTTGCACCTCCCAAATCCTCTGAGATAAGAACCATGGGGATTtagggtgcccagagaagctggggctgccccatccctggaagtgtccaaggctggacagggcttggaacaacctggcatagtgggaggtgtccctgcccatggccaggggTGTTGGAATCAGAGAGTCTTTAAGGTCCCCAATCCAAATCACTCTcagattctgtgatttctgggCACAAGGAGATCTGGCAGCTGAGTGAgtggcacagctctggtgcACTCCTGACCCCAGCCCCTGAACTGCTAATAAGTTTGTAAGATCTTCctcctttcatttctcttccaCAGTTCTGTTCACATTAATTTTGTGTGGTTACAGAACCATTCACAAAAAATAGGGTaggaatatttctatttttatgttACCTCCAGGAAGGGAAAGTTGCCGATGGCCAAATTATCTGTACAagccctgggctgtgagctgtgaCCCTGGATATCAAGTAAAACTGCTCAGCTGGAAAAGAGGCAGCTCAGAAGTCACACCATAAAGTTACATTACTTCTTTGGCCATGCAGAAAAGAAGTCATGCTCAGCAGGCAGAAAAACAGCTTAAAATGCTCTATATGTGCATATATCTATAGGAAGGGAATTAAagggaattaaagaaaaagattgGGAATGATGCACATTATAGGTTTTTTAAACAACAGCATTTTTGGGGAAATCTCCACCTTAAACCATCACATTATGTCAGGAATAAAGTCCAAACCCTCCAGCTTTAGTCTGCAGCCTTGATAGTCTGAGGCTAACCAAGCTTCcaagaaaatgagggaaaattaCTCCCTTCCAGTAACTTACACTGGCAGAGTGCTCGGTTTTCCTTCAGGCTGCTCCTGTATTTTACAGCTCCTCCCGGGCAAAGTGACCGTGGAGAGGAGCGGGAGCAGCCGGAGGGAAGGGCACCATCCCCTCCcactgcccctgtgcccagcgGCGACAGAAATCCCTGGTGTCCatcccagggcactgccaccaAACGACGTCATCGCCTTCCCAGCGCCTTTAACGTCATTAACTGCACACATTTGGTGTGGAGAGGAGAAACAAAATACAGGATTTCCTGTTCTGCAGCCACCGGACCGGGCTGCAGATGCCGGCAAGATTCCAGCGCTCCGAAACCATGTGGAAGTTGAACGAGGAGGCGCTGGGATTGCTGAGAAAAGCAGtgggaaataaaagcaggacgccggctgctcctgctccctaGCACGGCTATGACCCCCCCGGAGCATGGGAAGCACAGCAAGGTGAGTggcatttctgctcttttcttcaGAAGAATGAAACCGGCGCAGTTTCAGCAACTTTATCATTTCTTTGCAGTTCTTCAAGAGATGGTTATCGGGCAGCAGCTGGCGCAACACTCTCAGCCACTTCTGCTGTGCCCACAAATTGGTCTCCGAGGGTGGGTGAAGGGAGTCGGTgcctgggacaggctgtggTGTGGGGGAGGACATGGGGAGAGGCTGTTTTAGgcaaaaaaacctcaattttGTCCTTACTGACAGAGGCTGCCATCAGCGACCAGCTCTATTTACGCATTTCCTATTAGTGTCTagattaaacaaacaaaatcattGCTTACAACCCCAGAGCCAGAAAACTCCACTACTTAAACCAAGACCTCATTTTAAGCCATAAGtggatttattattattttaattttttttttcccaagcctgcttttccctccagcatcccagcactgaagggaggcagctctgcccccatCCCCCAGCTCGGAGGGCTCTCCCCAGCCATGCCTGGAGTTCAGCTTTAGCCTGGGCTGTCCGAG encodes the following:
- the LOC118698698 gene encoding putative P2Y purinoceptor 10; translated protein: MTHPPYTITASSSNPVMTQSNQNCSHQDLPFKSILYATTYTLIFIPGLLANSAALWVLCRFLSRKSKAVIFMINLAMADLAHVLSLPLRIYYYINHIWPFGSFLCLLCFYLKYLNMYASICFLTCISIQRYFFLYHPFQAKGWKRRYDVAISALVWLVVGALCVPFPIMRSHGLGANTTSCFADLQVKPIDSKVGTVLMTGAAEFLGFVGPLVIILFCTWKTRHSIRGFHVPEENSGERRKALRMVSMCAIVFCVCFAPYHINFFFYMLVKENVITDCFLSTITLYAQPFCLSLASFDCCLDPIIYFFMTSEFQEQISRHSSMAIRSRLMSKESASSMKE